The genomic DNA CCACTACTGAACTCTGCTGAGGGATCGGTGGTTTTCGCGAAGCTTCGAATATAGCTTTCTTCGATTCCTCGCTGATAAGATTTAGATTGTCTATACCGGCGGGCATTAGCTTCAGTTGAGTCTCGCAAGCGACTACAGTATTGTAAACGTTGAAGAATGCTTCCTCCACCGTCTCTCCACAGCAAAGAGCGCCACGATTCGTCAGAAGCATAACCTTATTGATTGGCCCGAGGTTTCTAACAATCTTCTCTCGTTCCTCCGGTTCGACAGAACCTCCTATATATTGATGAGTACTCACTTCGCCTATCACTATGCTCTCTTGACCGATCGGTAACAATCCACACTTCAAGGAGGAAACCTATGCAATATATCGCGCGCGTGTTAGCCCTATTGTAATTCTTTTAGAATAGtactaataaatttgaatcgtcaatcattaatattaaagcaatatcataaaatcgcagtataaaaatatactatgcGAAACAAGATCATTGAGAATGAAGAAATGAGAAACAAAACATACTCACAGCGGTAACGGACGGAGtagtaatatgaataatacacTTGATATCAGGTCTCGCGGCGTGTATTGTCGAATGCAATTGAAAACTTGTGACGTGCACGCCAAAGTTCGTCGTCCCTTGTTCAACAATCGTGCCTTGCATATCCACCTTTATCAAACTCGAAGCGGTGACCTCGTGATAAAGTAGACCGTAAGGATTTACTAAAAAGTGTTCCTGATCCTGATTAAGACGGGCGGTGATTTGTCCGCCGACGCCTTGCGTCCATCCATACAAATCGAGTAATCTAAACACCGCCGCCAATTTACATCGTAGCAACTTTTCGCCCTTGGCATATCCCATGCTCTCCACGCCGCGAATGTCGTTGATAGGTAAGACGCAATTTGAATCtgtattttagaataaacCGTATGATAATGCAAGTAGGAAAAGGAAGACAATCTATACAACTTGAAGCGATTTGGCACTAACTTTTGAACACATTGCCATTGAATCGGGCTCCCTGTGCACCCATCATGTCGGAAATCTGTTGCAAAAGACCAGAGGGTCCAGCACCGTCCTTCATCTGCGTCTCGATTATACGTTCTAGCTCTTCTCGGAAAATTCGCGAATTCATCATCATCTCAaccctctttctcctctccaTTTCTCTCATATcctgtaaataaaattctcttatttaaaatatatatatatatatatatatatatatatatatatatatatttatattgtatatatatttgattaattaatttgttttcgaATTATCTCCGCGTTGGCAAAATTCAGATAGGAAATTGTTATTGGATGCTAAATTTTCGACGAAACTTACAGCATCGATATCAGCAGGTCTCATCTTGCTTTTTTCATCTTCCGTCAAACCGTCCACCACACCATTTGTGTGTGGTTCGCTTAATGCTTGTTGACTCGTATCTGCCATTTTCGTGCCTCGTACAAGTACTGGCAactgaaaaatatcattagcCAATTTCgctattaaagaaaaatggtaaaaatcttttgttttgatatatttttatatcaattatttcaaatcattcaatcaatattaaaaaacgcaaTAGAAAAGACATATCgcatcgtataaaaaaatcaaaaaatttcttgacgtatttattatatgaataaaaaacaataaaaaaatgacaaaaataaaaaaaataacaaagatgGAGAACTATAGTTACACGATAGTCACACGcataagcaaaatttttactcGGTTCTCCTGAATTCAATACGAGAGGTATGGACACCTTACCGGTGTGCGATCAATAGTTGCGGGGCCCTACCAGGAATCGTGTGCGTGGAACGAACCGCGTTTGCGTTACGACATCCTTTTATTTAGCCACAATCTTTCTCGGGGgagaattgttttttaattgtctttttaaaataaggggaatatttatttattatatattgttattattccgttatatatatatatatatatatatatatatatatatatatataacggtattatatatgtatatatatgtatatatatatgtgtgtgtgtgtgtgtgtgtgtgtgtgtgtgtgaaaaataaaatgctgaATGACCATATTACTCAGTTAGCGTTTGCTTAGCTCGAATCTGTGTCACCGGTCGTTCACCGCTTGGCTTTCCTTACGTCAAGTACCGGTGCATCGGACACGCAATGCTCTCGTATACTCGGCTACATACAATCCTTATCCTACGGCATCCGCTTTTCACCTTTTCACGCCGTATTTCCCTCGCCACCGGCCGAATCCCACGCTAAATCCTCCTTCACTTGCATAAGCAGTTATATCGCAATTCTCATATCTCAtacaatcattttataatatacattttaataatatacctttcaaaaattatatttatttttttcctttttatcacGAAACGTCACACTTTTCGTCAAAATCAATGTTATACGATGATTGTTGACTAAAAACCATCGATGggtaaatttttcaatgagaTTAACCCACCGATTAAACTTCCGATTGTTACTGCACCGGAAAACATGTGTTATGCGTCTGCACTTCCGTTGTAATGTGTGCAAAAAAGGGAAGTGCGATATATAGTTAACCGCACGCAAGCGCATAAAAAGCCACAACAACCTAaactcatatatattatcatgtaatcaaatttttttgttttttttgtgaaattttatattgaaaatctatcgagataataattaaataatcgcgcaaattttattaacacgtcattttttagagataaatatatttcgcgataaaaGTCAGTCAAGCCTTTTACTTGTTTCTGCTGTTCATCGATTATCTCATTCGTCATATGTTATGTATTCTTTTGgcctatataattaaaatgtatgctTCCGTACAGATAGAGATATGCTTGCAAACAATTTGTACCTAATACGAAAATAACGCAGGATATTCGCAGCGTATTATCGTTTGAAACTTTGCCAGAGGGAATCCGCTCTCGCATTAACTAATATAAGagacatatgtatgtatataattttgatacattGCCGAATCCAGTACGGAAACGCCGCTCGCAAAAATGTATCGTAGTAGCGGTCAATGGTGGCTCCGGTACGAATTGATGGTAATTAACGTTAAGGGGTTTAGGTATTTGGCATAAGTGGCTTCGTTTAAGTCCCTCGTATACGCGCGCTGCCTCGTTGACATACAACGCGATACAGCGCTGTGATATTGTCCGTAATATCGGCGAAATAACCAATATCGAGAGTACCGAGAGAGcgacagaaagaaagagaagttaCGTTGACaaagaaacataatataattagggACAACGAATGCTCGGCCAGAACTCGATTTTTCGAGCAAACGGAAGATATGAATTTCCATAAATCACACTGAGATGGCGGCAATTGTGCTTAAAGTAATCATACAACACAATCATATCTCGAAATTTTCTAACGCGTATGAACTTTAACACAATGATGATGCATATTACTCTACATCAAACGTCGATTATATCCTTTTGGGGTTGCATGCCGCCTCGACGTTTATCTCAACGATAACGAGACAATGCGTGAACCATTCCGTGAACTGAATGAAAGCGATCATACAGACGAGATTCGCTGAGATTCCTCGGCGCGAGTCCTCATcttaaaatagagaaaggCCAGGGACGGAGTCGAATACGTTTTTTGttagcaaatttttctttctttcttttacgtACAACGTTTCATCTCGCGTAGCACCGAGAAAGCATcctgtagatatatataataataattagcgaAATACAAGTAAATAGTATTtggtatcgatttaataagtattttgttcaaaattccaagtaaagagaatattttaaaaatttttagtgcaTCTTTCTAAAAGaagtttattgttaaatttaatattttaatgttaaattctaatgactgtaaaaataaaaaatatatgctgcatatttaatattttgttaagacattaaatataaacaaagatagatacatattttaaacacataattcatTTGACTTGTCTAGAGCTTACGATGTAGGAGCAAAATTATCATGGagagaatctttttttaaatttcttaaatcccaataaaattccatgagaattctctgattttttcaAGGGATAGATCTTgttttcatttacatttaacatttttaacattttttaaaaaattccctaaattccaataaaattccatgagaattctcGGATTTTTCAAGGAGTAGACATCCTGGTTTCTCTGAACTTGTTTTCATTTAACTGTATCCTAATTGCACATAGAAAAGAGCATGATAAAAATAGAGGAGAAAATAAAACCGTATTACTGTAGTGCCTGCGTCCAACGGGGAGACCCGTGTGACGCGATGACGATCAGCCCCCTTACGCAACTTGCTAAGCTATAGAATCGCactgcgtgcgtgcgtgcgtgcgtgtgcacCTGCGCACGTGCTTGTGGCTCGCACTTGTTTACGAATCCGCGAAAAGTACAACGGGTTTTCGGCCGGAAGTTCCGTTCGAATTCTATCTCGAGAGAGTTTTTATATCGTAACGTCAATCAACTAGTGTtccaatatataattcatatcgaTCGATCGCTCTTTAATGTCGTGAATTCTTGTGAATCTCCGATTCGCCGGTTATTGACATAGGACAAACGGTATCGTAAGCGAATACTTGTATTGTGTAAGCAAGCAACGGAGCAATATGAGTCATCGATAATATATcgcgatgataataataataaatctttccattcaattaaaaaaaaaaaaaaaacgagacaTTTATATCGcggaaatgtttttttttcctttttctctttttttacttcaacACTGACATCATACGCCAAAACGAGCACGTAAATGCGATTTATCATCAACTGGCGTCCGACCGGCAGCGGCGATGGACACTTTACGCAATGACGTCATAGCTAATCACAGATCACGTTCGTCGTAGCGGACGAGCAACGCATTCTAGAGTCGCTATCAATTATAAGGGACAAAATGACAGTGATAAAGAGAAGTAATAGAGAATCGATTATACACAGACAACGTCGTCTCGACCATTGAACTCtcactaaattatatattgcgtgagcaatatatatatatctttatatcgcGTGTACTTCACCGTTTCTGTCAGACAGAACGCTTACGATTAGACTGTCTCGAGCTCGAATAAAGCCCTcgaatataattgcattgGCCTTTGTGAAAAGGTCACTATCATGAAATTATCGAAAGACGCGCCGATGACAAATCGCCGGTGTCTTTGTCCATCCGTCCACAGCAATTGTGTTACAATGGAATCCTATTGGAAACTGATCAGACCGAGACGatatacgtaaaattatttccgaCATATGATATAACGAAACCTGTCGCTCGACAAAGACAATCCCGAACGAGTTGCACATAATTAGCCAAGCGGAACGTTTAACCCGAGCGTTGCTCGCGAAGAAAATCGTCCCACTTATCGTTGGTAAGGATTTGTGATAAAGGTATGAGTCTCGGGGTAGCTCGCGTTACAGACAGTGACACAGAGAATGAAGCAAATGGCGACATTTCGGGGCGGGGGGGAAGCGAATTTAGATTTCGATCGTTCGAATCGTGCGAGTGCGTACAGGAGAGACGCGCGGAAGGACGCGGTGATAGAGCTCCGTCGTCGGGCGTCGCCGCACGTATATTCGCAAGTCTGACAACGACGAAGGAGAAAGCGGAGGAGTCGCGTGGCACCGGGTATCGAATTAGTAGTAACATCGGGCCGACACACCCCTCGCGCTACGTCATTCATCATCGGGCGCGAACCGAGAGTAACGGGCGTCGAAAGAAGAAACGATGAACGAGAGCGAGCGCTCCCTCACGAGGAAGAAAGCTCGACCGAAATTTAGGTCTAACGATAAATTAGCCGAAGCGTCGCGAAGTCGTTGCTCGAATATCCAACCGTGAGAAGAataacgaagagagagagagagagagaggcgactTTACGTACTTGACTTACCTATCTAAAGGGATCACCGTCGCCTAGccgcttcctcctcctcccttttGGAGATAGTGCCCGTGCCCGTTTCACGAACCGTACAACAGCTCGCCCGTCCGTATCACACCGCGCGCGCGGCTGTTCCGTTCGATGAACAGCTTCCCCGCCTCCGCCACCGCCTCTACACCCGCCGCCTCCGTTTCTGCCGCCTGACGTTCCAGGGCCTGGCCTGACCGCTTGCCGATCTCCCGCGTCGACTCCCGACTCTGTCCGAATATATCTCTATTGTCCGCTCATTGATAAACAACCGCACTTCCCCCGATCGTGATTTACTCGATGCGGATCCGGCGTCGATAAACCGTCGATCTCACTCGATACGCACAGGTTTTACGAGCGTTTTATTTCTTCCCCGAGACATGCGAGAAAACTCGCATAGTTGAAATCCCGATTTTCCTTTGCACGCTATACACGCGAGTTCGGTCGCGACGTCGTCGCGATCCTTGAGAAACCGACGATGACTGGTCGTTGAACGACTGGACAGTTTCCAGGTAAAGGCCGCGCGTATCTCACGAATGGTCCATGAACCAACTGCGATGGGTATACGAGATGACCACTAAAGTAACCTGTCAGTGATCTCAACCACAGTCAACGCCACCTATCGTCGATTGTCCACATTTGCAGACAGGATTGCcaacatattttcatttttttcccctttaaaattcaataaatatacttgTCTCTTGGACACCATATTATCCTAtcattcctttttctttcataaataaaaaatatatatatatatatatatatatatataaagattttcatttttataatttgaatgagAGATAATTTTCGCCAACATGATTGGTCGTCGAAATCGTCGACTCAGAtcgatttttttgtgaaataatcGATATGGAAGAATCgaaatctgaaaaattgtttcaatgCGATGGTACGTATGTGCGATTGTTACATCTACTTTActataaaaatcgattattttataatatatattcgcgtgtgatataatataaaaaaatatacacaatatatgttcaggatataattaaaagatttttcaaaaactttgaAGATGAGTGTGCTGCAcaccaaaattataaaaaaaagtatatataaaccagaattctaaaataatctcgattaatctcataaaaattcacttgtttatatgcatataatttagtagtcgaataataaatataatttaatagtccagtaataaatatatgtctcatgataaatatgcatcgtatatatatatatatatatatatatatatatatatatatagagagagagagagagagagagagatagatgtGTGTaagattatacataaaatttaatatttttatatatatttcagaagaGCATGTAAAAtccaattttatctttcttcatttttaagataatctaCCTTTAATCgatagaaagatatcgatacaattaatataaaacattattcgtATATTATCTGTGCATTATACAAAATGATGAATTCCATTTTCTCTCGGGAAAATCAATTGAAAAGGTACGCACATAAAATAGTATACAAGTAACAatatgtaacaattatttcGACAGCGATTTTagtagattaaatatataatatctcatcTGTACTAGAGATAATGAACTGTTGAAATGTTTTCAATAATGATTTCTCTAGTGATAattaatctacatatataaaaatatcatttaaactCTAGATATGAAAAGTTTTTGTACACAGAACTGTTAAGCTCTCGTCGATAGATAAAGCAATCATTGCGATAACGAAATTTCATAatagttttacaaaaatgaaaagttcaagtaaaaaaaaaattctagtcCTGTCgatgtaaattaaaagatcatttctttttctcttgacTACAGATATGTTTTGGTAAAATCATGcttatataagtataagaCATAAAcacaattagataaaaatcaattattgttgacggataataataaatcaggGAGAAAATAATGGAGCAAACACAGTCAGCAGATTGACAGAACTCTGACGTGATTAACTTCTACGTTCTTTATTGCGCAACAACCTGTTTTGTACGCACGCAACTGCACAATCCAGATCGGCTCCTTTCGATCTGCCCGGAGCGACAAAAAGCCGATCCACATCAAATGGTCCTAGTCAGTGTTAGCTTAGCCTGCGGCCCGCCAACATCGTCAGACATATTCTTCACTCAAGCAATCCGAAGGAGTTACATACAAACATGAATGCGTCTATACTCAAATCAATCTTCCGTGAAGTACGTGAGCATAAATAAtccccttttctctttttcttttccttattttttgttaaatttatatatatatatatatatatatatatatatatatatatatatatattgtcttttccttttttcgttTTATCTAAATTGAAGAAGAGATAAACAAATTATCACGCATACTTGATTTAtctgtatttattaatgaaattccttattcattatattggattttacataaaaattaatactttataatactttttaaaattttagttacatTTTAGTTACATTTACACagaaagatttataatgaaaaaaatactttcgatttttgcaaaagtttTCAAATGTGTATATCAAGAagaattctaatattaatttcaactacttagcatttatttttactatgtaTTACATCAAGGATAactgattataattttgttagccataacatttttatttttattgcatattattagttttatttttactatcctgctgaaaatattcattatcagCACCTAATTGAATGTCTGTGCAATGCTATGTTCTACTCCTAAAATTAAATGACTGATTACGACAATTGACAAACCAGATGCATCATTTTTTTGCACGCACATATTTAtcagtatattttttcaaacaaaaaaaaaacaggaaatatgtattttttaataataaacatgtttCGTATATGTGTCAGAAAAAAtagtgaataatatatatatatatatatttttttttttatagataccAAAAAGATTAACGCAAACGCGAGGAGTACATTTATGTATGTCAAAACTCAATCATTGTCCAGCCCCTTTGACGCAATTTACGGATGATGAACTTATGATGAAAGAAACTGGTAAAAAAcctaatcatttattataaaagttttactgTAAGATGATAAACAAGCTAGTTGATTTGCGAAAGTCTATTTCATTACAACATATCAATTCGTAAgtatcacatatttttatttctcagttGCTAAACTGGCTAAAGAGGAAATTGCTCCACTCGTACGTAAAATGGAAAAGGAGGGAAAAATAGATGATCATGTCTTAAAAATACTATTCGAGAACGGCGTAAGTTTTTCCGAAACAATTATATGGATCGTACAATTAGATCGAATTAggtttttaaatcaaatatgtttataaagataatatatagagattttttgtttttatcaattaatttgtcTCAGTAATAAACAAACAGAGAGGTTCATAACACCTATCAAAACTGTTTATTTGAAtcatatttactatttatctACACGCAAACGTTTTTCAGGAGACATATCCcttataaatacttttgtgTGTACATTCACACGtttgcatgtttttttttataactcataataatattattacttatacatttattattactacgtatatttacatatatatatatatatatatatatatatatatatatatatatatatttatacttatacatttatcatttatatataatacaattaaaaacaagaatatttatctttttaaatatagaaaaaataaaattaaaaatggattatttatccgtatttaaacaagaaagagaatataatataatatgatgaatACGAACTAAAAGATAAAgtggtaaaaaaataaaggaacggacaatgattatattaaagtcATTGAAAGTGATCAACGTAGCTTGTATGTAACGTGTACACAGTCGGTCTCGTCAAAAGCACTTGACGCGAGACAATTTCTTAACTACcaataaataagagaataataaaagacctctctaataataagaaataatatagctATCATTGAGATTATATAAgcaaaatgaaaacaaaactTACAGAGTAACAAAGTAAATTTCAACGATCTTGCATTGACAAACAGatagatattttgaaatgaaaaatctctatctctttctcttttctctcgcgcacgtattttacataattcacatgatcttttattaaaatatactgatGTATTTCACAGAatctattctattaatttttattagccgCATATTGCAAGTTTcgataagaaaagatattCAGACTTCCAATCGTGAAAGTTTAAATGTGAAAGTTTAAATTGTGTTTATCTGGTCGCGATTACAagatttattgcataaatatgataatgttGAACAAATGCTTGATCCATTATCGCGTAAAAAACGGTATTTAATgcgttaaattaacaaattgtaaaagataaaaaaatgaaatatattttttcattactgCATGAGGACAAGATATTCTTTATCGCTCCTACACATGTATGTCATgtgaagatatttttacacaatacacatgtatacaaggtgataaaaaaatatcttgtctTTACACAACTTGTAACgaggaaagatattttttgtttctctcgtGTCGTTATGCAGCTCATAATAAGACACAAAGATTTCgtgataatatgtatttaattatctttttcttttttttataatatacatgttaattacatttgtttcataatgtaaataacatGTGGATAGtagttcatatataaataatacatgttttttattatataatattaatcttttcattatttatagcgcattttttaatattctaattctttatatattaataaaataaagaaatatgttatattttgatatctgAAACTCTTTTTGCCAATTTCAGTTAATGGGTCTCGAAATTCCAGTAGATTACGGCGGTGCAGGTTGCAATTTTATGAGTACAATTTTGACTGTTGAAGAAGTTGCTAAAGTCGACGGAGCGGTAGCTGCTCTCGTAGATATTCATAATACATTAGTCAattcatttatcattaaagtTGCATCCGAAGATcaaaagcaaatttatttacctAAATTAGCACAAAACTAcgtaagttgaaaaaaaatacatctttgATACGTATGTctgtaaagaaataaaataatttaaagtataatatatatatcttatttaggCTGGGAGTTTTTGCCTAACGGAACCTGGTTCAGGATCGGATGCCTTTTCTCTCAAGACCGAAGCAAAAAAGGATGGTTCTGATTACATCATTAATGGAACAAAAATATGGATATCCAATTCGGATATTGCAGGAGTTTTTTTGGTTTTTGCTAATGCAAATCCTTCCGCAGTGAGTAAATCGTTACgtactcgataaaaaaaaatcgataagaaTACGTTATTCAAAGCTTAAAAAAGTTAGTTGATGCaatgttcttttaatttaaacaggGATACCGCGGTATCACAACTTTCTTCGTGGACCGCGATACGCCTGGTTTGACAGTTGCTAAACCTGAAGACAAATTAGGTATTAAAGCATCCGGAACATGCATGATACATTTCGACAACGTTAGGGTATGTATCAGAGGTAAAATAACAAAGCTCTttggatatacatatgtgaatatttaaagatattgtttttttcttatcaaatataaatatagaaaatcaattaatttattttatttcaactatcaatatataaatatcaatatataaatatataaatatatcaatatataaatatcaatatataaatatatcaatatatcaatatataaatatcaatatataaatatataaatatatcaatatataaatatcaatatataaatatataaatatatcaatatataaatatcaatatatatattgatacttTTATTCCATAGGTACCTGAAAGCAATATCTTGGGTGAATTTGGACATGGATACAAATATGCTGCTGGATTCCTGAACGAGGGTAGAATCGGAATAGGAGCACAAATGATCGGAATTGCACAAGGATGCTTAGACGCGACTATACCCTATACGTTGGAAAGAAAGCAATTTGGACATGATATTTTCTCATTCCAGGTACGATTAAtccgt from Cataglyphis hispanica isolate Lineage 1 chromosome 21, ULB_Chis1_1.0, whole genome shotgun sequence includes the following:
- the LOC126857523 gene encoding short/branched chain specific acyl-CoA dehydrogenase, mitochondrial, producing the protein MNASILKSIFREIPKRLTQTRGVHLCMSKLNHCPAPLTQFTDDELMMKETVAKLAKEEIAPLVRKMEKEGKIDDHVLKILFENGLMGLEIPVDYGGAGCNFMSTILTVEEVAKVDGAVAALVDIHNTLVNSFIIKVASEDQKQIYLPKLAQNYAGSFCLTEPGSGSDAFSLKTEAKKDGSDYIINGTKIWISNSDIAGVFLVFANANPSAGYRGITTFFVDRDTPGLTVAKPEDKLGIKASGTCMIHFDNVRVPESNILGEFGHGYKYAAGFLNEGRIGIGAQMIGIAQGCLDATIPYTLERKQFGHDIFSFQSMQHQIAQVATELECARLLVYNAARLVDAKKDVMKEAAMAKLIASESALRITAKCIDFMGGVGFTTDFPQEKYFRDSKIGTIYEGTSNMQLSTIAKCIRKQYS